A genomic window from Alkalihalobacillus sp. AL-G includes:
- a CDS encoding YycH family regulatory protein, producing the protein MNWNKIRRSLGRGYAWLWGHIEPIKSVLLTFLILFSIFLTWQLWSYTPNLQKLDEGEPIVSSINGEKRMLKDVIQPSKVILHHNGNHYGTLSLTLPDNVKGIYERLQSDAFLVPDNNENEVEASPEWFEIIYPTPIPMPVLQDIFIFSGKNPFSADLGTVKKIVIYKKDNDWLVRFEKSNEGYYDFQITETSSFANVVEDYLNYRVELESFHMDGNDFYLPKKQILVKEYRYQIDKFDIDDYLKFLLPGDTVKIDSLENRVTYSDGKSIVHYYKRQDRFDYKSRSSKSNPDDLMSQPTIIKAVDFVNNHKGWTDDFHLYEYTNIESKYERKRNVVDLQFQLSLEGIPVLGHPISSIELEYTNDELYRYKRSLVDLAYEVGTHEVELKSGEQVMQSLEQLQETNVKDIMFGYSIESPEDGITNASITLEPKWFYKVGSTWLKVEDIKEPLKNKGR; encoded by the coding sequence ATGAACTGGAACAAAATCAGAAGAAGTTTGGGCAGAGGATACGCATGGCTTTGGGGCCATATAGAGCCGATTAAATCAGTCCTCCTAACCTTTTTAATCCTATTCAGTATATTTTTAACGTGGCAATTATGGTCGTATACTCCAAATCTGCAGAAGCTTGACGAGGGGGAACCAATTGTCTCCAGCATTAATGGAGAAAAAAGAATGTTGAAAGATGTGATCCAGCCTAGTAAAGTCATTCTTCACCATAACGGAAATCATTACGGAACCCTGTCATTAACACTTCCGGATAATGTTAAAGGAATATACGAACGTTTACAATCCGATGCTTTTCTTGTTCCTGATAATAATGAAAATGAGGTAGAGGCTAGTCCGGAATGGTTTGAAATTATCTATCCAACCCCAATCCCGATGCCTGTACTACAAGATATCTTTATATTTTCAGGTAAAAATCCATTTTCAGCCGATTTAGGTACAGTAAAGAAGATTGTTATATATAAGAAAGACAATGACTGGTTGGTCCGTTTTGAAAAGAGTAATGAGGGATACTACGATTTCCAAATTACCGAGACAAGTTCGTTTGCCAACGTTGTCGAGGATTATTTGAATTACCGTGTAGAACTGGAGTCTTTCCACATGGATGGGAATGACTTTTACTTACCGAAAAAACAGATTCTTGTCAAGGAATACAGATACCAGATCGACAAGTTTGATATAGACGATTATTTAAAATTCCTTCTACCAGGAGACACAGTCAAAATCGATAGTTTGGAAAACCGAGTCACATACTCTGATGGAAAGTCGATTGTCCATTATTACAAAAGACAAGATCGATTCGATTATAAGAGTCGTTCGAGCAAATCCAATCCTGATGATCTTATGAGTCAGCCGACCATCATAAAAGCGGTTGATTTTGTCAACAACCATAAAGGCTGGACAGATGATTTCCATCTTTATGAATATACGAACATCGAAAGTAAATACGAACGAAAAAGGAATGTTGTTGATTTGCAATTTCAATTGAGCCTGGAGGGAATTCCTGTCTTGGGCCATCCTATATCGAGCATAGAACTCGAGTACACGAATGATGAACTTTACAGGTATAAGCGTTCGCTCGTCGATTTGGCGTATGAAGTAGGGACCCATGAAGTGGAGTTGAAAAGCGGCGAACAGGTCATGCAAAGCCTTGAGCAGCTTCAGGAAACGAACGTGAAGGATATCATGTTCGGCTATTCTATCGAGTCCCCGGAGGATGGGATAACGAACGCGTCGATTACACTTGAGCCGAAGTGGTTTTACAAGGTCGGATCCACCTGGCTTAAGGTCGAGGACATCAAAGAACCGTTAAAAAACAAAGGGAGGTAA
- the walK gene encoding cell wall metabolism sensor histidine kinase WalK — protein MKIVSFFRSIHFKFVLVYILLILIAMQVIGVLFMEEQEELLERNFTESIDERAELIENTLEEELLSENDKEGTSRQNIINLIEDFSFSGTGNDEIWVVNRDQQIIAANDEDLIDTRMTQQIGQIVAQAILTGVTSQDIWLKEDDDQSIRTYVIAKPIRKGQEGQTLGALYIEAPIEEIYTMSQKLNGILANATIIALAISAFLGVILARTITRPLADMQKQAQVMARGDFSRKVRVYDKDEIGQLAVSFNDLTKKLQDANAITESERTKLRSVLSYMTDGVIATDRDGYIILMNDRAEEMLSYSRHETMGRYLPEVLGIEELLSIEKLEQAPDSMLLDYSSKEVPFLLRASFSVIQKDDGPVNGIITVLHDVTEQEQIESDRREFVFNVSHELRTPLTTMRSYLEALEEGAWKDEELAPRFLHVTQGETERMIRLVTDLLQLSKMDNKDYTLEFTKTDFTQLMHQVIDRFEMSKKENIQFEKHISKESLPVWVDRDKIIQVLDNIISNALKYSPDGGTVTFVLERSANHIHLSVKDEGVGIPKKNLSKIFERFYRVDKARSREIGGTGLGLAIAKEVVLAHNGRIWAESNNKKGTTIHVNLPTHQSREVKG, from the coding sequence ATGAAAATTGTAAGCTTCTTTCGTTCGATCCATTTTAAGTTTGTATTAGTTTATATATTACTTATTCTTATCGCCATGCAGGTCATTGGCGTTCTTTTTATGGAGGAGCAAGAAGAGCTCCTGGAGAGGAACTTCACGGAAAGCATTGATGAGAGGGCGGAACTCATTGAAAACACGCTTGAGGAAGAACTTCTATCCGAAAATGATAAAGAGGGAACTTCAAGACAGAACATCATTAACTTAATTGAAGACTTTTCATTCTCCGGAACCGGAAATGATGAAATATGGGTCGTGAATCGAGATCAGCAAATTATTGCTGCAAATGATGAAGATTTGATCGATACAAGGATGACTCAGCAAATTGGGCAAATTGTTGCTCAAGCAATCCTAACAGGTGTGACTAGTCAAGACATTTGGTTAAAAGAAGACGATGATCAATCCATAAGGACGTACGTAATTGCAAAACCGATAAGGAAGGGGCAAGAAGGTCAAACTCTTGGTGCCCTTTATATTGAAGCACCAATCGAGGAAATCTACACAATGTCCCAAAAACTCAACGGAATTCTTGCGAATGCGACAATTATTGCCCTGGCAATATCGGCATTTTTAGGGGTGATTCTCGCTAGAACCATTACACGTCCATTGGCTGACATGCAAAAGCAAGCACAGGTTATGGCAAGAGGAGACTTTTCACGGAAGGTTCGAGTTTATGATAAAGATGAAATTGGTCAGCTTGCAGTCTCTTTTAACGACTTAACCAAAAAGCTACAGGATGCCAATGCAATTACCGAGAGTGAACGTACGAAGTTACGATCGGTCCTTTCTTATATGACCGATGGCGTTATTGCTACCGATCGCGATGGCTATATCATTCTTATGAACGATCGGGCAGAGGAAATGCTCTCATATTCGAGACATGAAACGATGGGGCGATATTTACCAGAGGTTCTTGGGATCGAAGAACTTCTTTCGATTGAGAAACTCGAGCAAGCTCCAGATTCGATGCTGCTCGATTACAGTTCAAAAGAAGTGCCATTTCTCTTACGGGCAAGCTTTTCTGTAATTCAAAAAGACGATGGTCCAGTCAATGGTATTATCACGGTGCTTCATGATGTAACTGAACAGGAACAAATCGAAAGTGATCGACGAGAGTTTGTATTCAATGTATCCCATGAGCTTAGGACACCGCTTACCACAATGAGAAGTTATTTAGAAGCATTAGAGGAGGGTGCATGGAAGGACGAAGAGCTTGCTCCTCGCTTTCTCCATGTCACACAGGGTGAAACAGAGCGGATGATTCGACTCGTGACAGATTTATTACAGCTTTCGAAAATGGACAACAAGGATTACACGCTTGAGTTCACTAAAACTGATTTTACCCAATTGATGCATCAAGTCATCGATCGATTTGAAATGTCTAAGAAAGAGAATATCCAGTTTGAAAAACATATTTCAAAAGAGTCGTTACCAGTCTGGGTTGATCGGGACAAAATCATCCAAGTGCTCGATAACATTATTTCAAATGCGCTGAAATATTCACCAGATGGGGGAACTGTGACCTTTGTGCTAGAAAGAAGTGCGAATCATATTCATCTTAGTGTGAAGGACGAAGGGGTCGGAATACCGAAGAAGAACCTTTCAAAAATCTTCGAACGCTTTTATCGTGTAGATAAAGCACGCTCCCGTGAAATTGGTGGTACGGGACTTGGATTAGCAATCGCAAAGGAAGTCGTGCTGGCTCATAACGGAAGAATTTGGGCGGAAAGCAATAATAAAAAAGGGACGACAATTCATGTCAATCTTCCGACTCACCAGAGCAGGGAGGTAAAAGGATGA
- the yycF gene encoding response regulator YycF, which yields MEKKILVVDDEKPIADILQFNLEKEGYQVICAYDGAAAIEKAEEEQPDMILLDIMLPQKDGMEVCRELRKKYDMPIIMLTAKDSEIDKVLGLELGADDYVTKPFSTRELIARVKANMRRHQNEGEKDSLDGTSEIKIGSLTIHPEAYLVTKRGETIELTHREFELLHYLGKHIGQVMTREHLLQTVWGYDYFGDVRTVDVTVRRLREKVEDNPSHPTWIITRRGVGYYLRNPDQE from the coding sequence ATGGAGAAAAAAATCTTAGTCGTTGATGATGAAAAACCAATTGCAGATATCTTACAATTTAATTTAGAAAAAGAGGGCTATCAGGTCATTTGTGCGTATGACGGAGCAGCCGCAATCGAGAAGGCTGAAGAAGAACAGCCAGACATGATTCTGCTTGACATCATGCTACCGCAAAAGGATGGGATGGAAGTATGTCGTGAACTCCGGAAAAAATACGACATGCCGATCATCATGTTGACTGCAAAAGATTCTGAAATAGATAAAGTACTTGGGCTTGAACTCGGTGCTGATGATTATGTAACAAAGCCGTTCAGTACGCGTGAACTAATTGCGCGTGTGAAGGCGAACATGAGACGCCACCAGAATGAAGGGGAAAAAGACAGTCTTGATGGTACGAGTGAGATTAAGATCGGCTCACTTACGATCCATCCGGAGGCATACCTTGTCACAAAGCGCGGTGAAACGATTGAACTGACACACCGTGAGTTTGAGCTGCTCCATTATCTAGGAAAGCACATTGGACAAGTCATGACCCGTGAGCACTTGCTGCAAACGGTTTGGGGCTACGATTATTTTGGTGATGTACGAACAGTTGACGTGACTGTAAGACGTCTACGTGAAAAAGTAGAGGATAACCCAAGCCATCCTACATGGATTATTACACGTCGTGGAGTGGGGTATTACCTGAGAAATCCAGATCAGGAGTAA
- a CDS encoding peptidoglycan DD-metalloendopeptidase family protein, with protein sequence MVLGKGIRKHQKLMQLKVRKITLLTTLLIALSLFGLNTSALASDDRFALIKTVYHVYVDGEDLGIIHDQKIVEQMKAEILKDAEDRFKDVHLTINEEIEYVPERIFRPEIDPQEMRNKLSDKLTVGVQAVKISVDGETLGFFKSKEEAEEVLRKLKLEYVDEKTLARLESKEENGKQNTEETVKADKKDKENSVDQEKVLDVSFSEPVEVELVNSTPDDLMTVKDAISLFKKGTLEEKKHEIKSGETLGEISKKYNLSLEELYELNPKLKNNDIIKPGQMLIVTAYEPVAKVIVKEKVKREETIDYKIEVKEDSSMPKGETEIEQNGKEGKKEVFYALTKVNGEVTEEKVLSEKVLSKPITEITIKGTKIIPNRGTGSFRRPISGGIITSRMGPRWGSYHKGVDFSGGSRSILAADNGTIVSAGWDDGGYGNRIVINHNNGFRTTYSHLSSISVSSGQTVQRGQTIGVMGSTGHSTGVHLHFEMYKNGSLVNPLNYTN encoded by the coding sequence ATGGTTTTGGGGAAGGGGATACGTAAGCACCAGAAACTGATGCAGTTGAAGGTGCGTAAGATCACATTATTAACTACATTGCTCATTGCACTTAGTTTATTCGGACTCAACACGAGTGCACTTGCTTCAGATGATAGGTTTGCACTGATCAAGACCGTCTATCACGTGTACGTTGACGGGGAAGATCTCGGCATCATTCACGACCAAAAAATCGTGGAACAAATGAAAGCCGAAATTCTTAAAGATGCGGAAGATCGTTTCAAGGATGTACACCTGACGATCAATGAGGAAATCGAGTACGTTCCTGAAAGAATTTTCCGTCCTGAAATTGATCCGCAAGAAATGAGGAATAAGCTTTCGGACAAGCTCACGGTCGGTGTACAGGCTGTGAAAATTTCAGTCGATGGCGAAACGCTCGGTTTTTTTAAGAGTAAAGAAGAGGCTGAAGAGGTACTTCGTAAACTCAAGCTTGAATATGTTGATGAAAAAACGCTCGCTCGCCTAGAATCGAAAGAAGAGAACGGGAAGCAAAACACTGAAGAAACTGTTAAAGCTGATAAAAAAGATAAAGAAAACTCAGTCGATCAAGAGAAAGTGTTGGATGTTTCCTTTAGCGAACCTGTGGAAGTCGAACTAGTAAATTCAACACCCGATGACTTAATGACTGTAAAAGATGCGATTTCCCTTTTTAAAAAAGGAACGCTAGAGGAGAAGAAGCATGAAATTAAAAGCGGGGAAACGCTTGGTGAAATCTCCAAAAAGTACAACCTGAGTCTTGAAGAGCTATACGAGCTGAACCCTAAATTGAAGAACAATGACATCATTAAGCCAGGACAAATGCTGATCGTAACGGCATATGAGCCTGTCGCAAAGGTTATTGTGAAAGAAAAAGTTAAACGCGAAGAAACGATAGACTACAAGATAGAAGTAAAAGAAGATAGCTCAATGCCTAAAGGTGAAACCGAAATCGAGCAAAATGGTAAGGAAGGTAAGAAAGAAGTCTTTTATGCGCTGACGAAAGTAAACGGCGAAGTAACCGAAGAGAAGGTATTATCGGAAAAGGTTCTTTCGAAGCCTATCACAGAAATCACGATTAAAGGGACCAAAATCATTCCAAACCGCGGAACAGGCTCATTCAGACGACCTATAAGTGGCGGCATTATTACTAGTAGAATGGGACCGCGTTGGGGAAGTTACCATAAAGGCGTTGACTTCTCTGGTGGCAGTCGCTCGATCTTAGCCGCAGATAACGGTACAATCGTTTCTGCTGGTTGGGACGATGGCGGATACGGAAACCGGATTGTCATTAATCATAATAACGGATTCAGGACTACGTATTCTCACCTTTCATCGATCAGCGTATCATCGGGTCAAACCGTTCAACGCGGACAAACGATCGGTGTAATGGGATCAACAGGTCATTCGACCGGTGTACACTTGCATTTCGAAATGTATAAAAACGGAAGTCTAGTAAATCCGCTCAATTACACCAATTAA
- a CDS encoding adenylosuccinate synthase produces the protein MSSVVVVGTQWGDEGKGKITDYLSEDAEVIARYQGGNNAGHTIVFNGKKYKLHLIPSGIFYGDKTCVIGNGMVIDPKALVEELKYLHDQGVSTDNLRISNRAHVILPYHLKLDILEEESKGANKIGTTKKGIGPAYMDKAARIGIRIADLLDKEEFEQKLTQNLREKNRLLEKVYEVEGFKIEDILDEYYEYGQQVASYVTDTSVTLNDALDNGRRVLFEGAQGVMLDIDQGTYPFVTSSNPIAGGVTIGSGVGPSKIQHVVGVSKAYTTRVGDGPFPTELHNEVGDQIREVGREYGTTTGRPRRVGWFDSVVVRHARRVSGITDLSLNSIDVLTGIETLKICTAYQYKGEIMEEFPASLKVLAQCEPIYEELPGWTEDITGVRSLGELPENARHYIERISQLTGIPLSIFSVGPDRKQTNMVRGVFA, from the coding sequence ATGAGTTCTGTTGTTGTAGTTGGTACCCAATGGGGAGACGAAGGAAAAGGAAAGATTACAGACTATTTATCTGAAGATGCTGAAGTGATTGCACGCTATCAGGGCGGGAATAACGCCGGCCATACGATTGTTTTTAACGGTAAAAAGTATAAATTGCATTTGATTCCATCAGGTATTTTTTATGGTGACAAGACGTGCGTAATTGGAAACGGAATGGTTATTGATCCGAAGGCGCTTGTGGAGGAATTGAAATACCTTCATGATCAAGGAGTCAGCACAGACAATCTCCGTATTTCAAACCGTGCCCATGTTATCCTGCCTTACCATCTGAAACTGGATATTTTAGAAGAAGAAAGTAAGGGTGCGAATAAAATCGGTACGACCAAAAAGGGAATTGGCCCAGCATATATGGACAAAGCTGCCCGTATCGGAATTCGTATCGCAGATCTGCTAGATAAAGAAGAGTTTGAACAAAAACTTACTCAAAACCTTCGTGAGAAAAATCGCCTACTTGAAAAGGTGTATGAAGTTGAAGGATTTAAAATTGAAGATATTTTGGATGAATATTACGAATACGGGCAACAGGTTGCTTCATATGTTACAGATACTTCCGTGACACTGAACGATGCACTTGATAATGGCAGACGTGTATTATTCGAAGGAGCCCAAGGTGTCATGCTTGATATTGACCAAGGGACCTACCCGTTCGTTACATCTTCTAACCCAATTGCGGGTGGTGTCACAATCGGATCAGGTGTCGGACCGTCAAAGATCCAGCACGTTGTCGGAGTTTCAAAAGCGTACACAACTCGTGTAGGAGACGGGCCATTTCCGACTGAGCTTCATAATGAAGTCGGTGATCAGATCCGTGAAGTCGGTCGTGAGTACGGTACGACTACAGGACGTCCTCGCCGCGTTGGCTGGTTTGACAGTGTCGTTGTCCGCCATGCACGTCGTGTGAGCGGCATTACAGACCTTTCACTTAACTCGATCGATGTTCTAACTGGGATCGAAACATTGAAGATTTGTACTGCCTATCAATATAAAGGCGAAATTATGGAAGAATTTCCTGCGAGCTTGAAGGTACTTGCACAATGTGAACCGATATATGAAGAGCTTCCGGGATGGACAGAGGATATTACTGGGGTTCGTTCATTAGGTGAACTCCCGGAAAATGCCCGTCATTATATAGAGCGGATTTCCCAACTTACAGGGATTCCACTATCGATCTTTTCGGTTGGGCCAGATCGAAAGCAAACAAATATGGTCCGTGGTGTATTTGCATAA
- the dnaB gene encoding replicative DNA helicase, protein MSDLFSDRTPPHNIEAEQAVIGAVFLEPEALTSATELLMPEDFYRAAHQRIFTVMVDLSEKGEPIDLVTVTSELQDRRLLEEVGGVSYLSDLANSVPTAANIEYYGQIVEEKSLLRRLIRTATDIAANGYSREDEVDEILNEAEKNILEVAQRKNTGAFISIKDVLVQAYDNIEMLQNSKGDITGIPTGFAELDRMTAGFQRNDLIIVAARPSVGKTAFALNIAQNVATKTDENVAIFSLEMGAEQLVMRMLCAEGNIDAQRLRTGHLQSEDWQKLTMAMGSLSNAGIYIDDTPGIRVSEIRAKCRRLKQEKGLGMILIDYMQLIRGSGKSGENRQQEVSEISRSLKALARELEVPVISLSQLSRGVESRQDKRPMMSDIRESGSIEQDADIVAFLYRDDYYDKESESKNIIEIIIAKQRNGPVGTVELAFVKEYNKFVNLERRHEEREMPPGA, encoded by the coding sequence ATGAGTGATCTTTTTTCAGATCGAACCCCTCCTCATAATATCGAAGCTGAACAGGCCGTGATCGGGGCAGTCTTTTTGGAGCCTGAAGCATTAACGTCAGCAACAGAGCTTTTGATGCCAGAGGATTTCTATCGAGCAGCCCATCAGCGGATTTTCACAGTAATGGTAGACCTTTCAGAAAAAGGAGAACCGATTGACCTTGTCACTGTTACATCGGAATTACAGGATCGAAGGCTTCTAGAGGAAGTCGGCGGTGTCTCCTATTTAAGTGATCTCGCGAATTCGGTACCGACTGCTGCCAATATCGAATATTACGGTCAAATCGTTGAAGAGAAATCTCTACTAAGACGGTTGATACGAACTGCGACTGATATTGCAGCCAACGGATATTCGCGCGAGGATGAAGTTGATGAAATCCTGAACGAAGCGGAAAAGAATATCCTTGAAGTGGCGCAACGAAAGAACACGGGTGCGTTTATTTCGATCAAGGATGTTTTGGTACAGGCATACGATAACATCGAGATGCTCCAAAACAGCAAAGGGGATATTACAGGGATTCCGACCGGATTCGCAGAACTTGACCGGATGACAGCAGGATTCCAGCGAAACGACTTGATTATCGTAGCTGCACGTCCTTCTGTAGGTAAAACAGCGTTTGCTTTGAATATCGCTCAAAACGTTGCGACGAAGACCGATGAAAATGTAGCGATCTTCAGCTTGGAGATGGGTGCAGAACAGCTGGTCATGCGTATGCTTTGTGCGGAGGGGAACATTGATGCACAGCGGCTTCGGACCGGTCATTTACAAAGCGAAGACTGGCAGAAGCTTACGATGGCAATGGGAAGTCTTTCGAACGCAGGGATTTATATTGATGATACACCCGGTATCCGTGTCAGCGAAATCCGTGCAAAGTGCCGTCGCTTAAAGCAGGAAAAAGGACTCGGTATGATCTTGATCGACTATATGCAGCTCATTCGTGGCAGCGGAAAGTCCGGAGAAAACCGACAGCAGGAGGTTTCCGAAATTTCACGTTCATTGAAGGCACTTGCTCGTGAGCTTGAGGTTCCGGTCATTTCATTATCGCAGCTATCCCGTGGCGTTGAATCACGTCAGGATAAGCGACCGATGATGTCTGATATTCGTGAATCAGGAAGTATCGAGCAGGACGCCGATATCGTTGCTTTCCTATACCGTGACGATTACTACGATAAGGAAAGTGAGAGTAAAAACATTATTGAAATCATTATCGCAAAACAACGTAACGGTCCTGTCGGTACTGTCGAACTGGCCTTTGTAAAAGAATACAATAAATTCGTCAACCTGGAACGGCGACATGAAGAAAGGGAAATGCCACCAGGTGCGTAA
- the rplI gene encoding 50S ribosomal protein L9, producing MKVIFMQDVKGKGKKGEVKNVSEGYARNYLLPNSLAKEATKGNMKVLEQKKKSKEKQAEEEHQQAVELKNELEQLTVEFTTKAGEGGRLFGSITSKQIAEELKKKKYKVDKRKIELSDPIRSLGYTNVPIKLHPEVTATIKVQVKEQK from the coding sequence ATGAAGGTAATCTTTATGCAAGACGTGAAGGGTAAAGGGAAAAAGGGCGAAGTAAAGAACGTATCAGAAGGATATGCACGCAATTACCTGCTCCCAAACAGCTTGGCGAAGGAAGCGACGAAGGGGAACATGAAGGTCCTTGAGCAAAAGAAAAAGAGCAAGGAAAAACAGGCTGAGGAAGAACACCAGCAAGCTGTAGAACTTAAGAATGAACTAGAACAGCTTACAGTTGAGTTCACCACAAAAGCAGGAGAAGGCGGCCGTCTGTTCGGATCGATAACAAGTAAGCAAATCGCTGAAGAGCTTAAGAAGAAAAAATACAAAGTGGACAAGCGGAAAATTGAATTGTCCGACCCGATTCGAAGCCTCGGATACACGAACGTACCGATTAAACTTCATCCTGAAGTGACCGCAACGATCAAAGTACAAGTGAAAGAACAAAAATAA
- a CDS encoding DHH family phosphoesterase: MPKFFEKRWQELHIILLLVILAAFVGIITVYNWIIGVAAFLVLGAIVYFALVKELEFRSQIEDYITTLSHRVKKVGEEALMEMPIGIILYDEQYKIEWTNPYLTTIIEQESFIGNSLNLISEELVPLIQGEEKEEIIKVNKRKYRVYLKREERLLYFTDVTEQVEVERLYDEEQSVVGLIFLDNYDEVTQGMNDQVRSNINSKVTSILNKWATDYGIFLKRTSSERFVAVMNQRILSDLEKTKFALLDEVRDLTSKQNMPLTLSIGLGTGSSNLPELGQLAQSSLDLALGRGGDQVAIKQTNGKVRFYGGKTNPMEKRTRVRARVISHALTELVADSDQVIVMGHKNPDMDAIGACIGILKVASINEKHGSIVLDPDDTDIGIQRLLEEIREQEELWEHFITPEEALERATPNTLLVVVDTHKPSLTIEERLLYKLDKVIVIDHHRRGEEFIDDPVLVYMEPYASSTAELVTELLEYQPKLRKMEILEATALLAGIIVDTKSFTLRTGSRTFDAASYLRSHGADTILVQKFLKEDIDRYVKRSRLIENSVIYKGGIAVARGDEDEEFGQVLIAQAADTLLSMSGVRASFVISKRIDEKISISARSLGDVNVQLIMEKLDGGGHLTNAAAQLENVTIEEAEERLKHILADYFEEGDEEE; this comes from the coding sequence ATGCCGAAATTTTTCGAAAAAAGGTGGCAGGAATTACATATTATCCTTCTACTTGTTATTTTAGCCGCGTTTGTAGGCATAATTACAGTTTACAATTGGATCATCGGGGTTGCTGCGTTTCTAGTGCTTGGAGCAATCGTTTATTTTGCATTGGTTAAAGAACTGGAATTCCGGTCTCAAATAGAAGATTACATCACTACCCTTTCTCACCGTGTCAAAAAAGTTGGTGAAGAGGCGCTTATGGAGATGCCAATCGGGATCATTCTGTACGATGAACAATACAAAATCGAATGGACCAACCCGTATTTGACGACGATCATTGAACAGGAGTCGTTTATCGGCAATTCTTTGAATCTTATTTCAGAAGAGCTTGTGCCACTGATCCAAGGGGAAGAAAAAGAAGAAATCATTAAAGTGAACAAGCGAAAATATAGGGTTTATTTAAAAAGAGAAGAGCGATTGTTGTACTTTACAGATGTTACCGAGCAGGTTGAAGTTGAGCGGCTTTATGATGAAGAACAATCGGTTGTTGGTCTGATCTTTCTTGACAATTATGATGAAGTCACTCAGGGAATGAACGATCAAGTCCGAAGTAACATCAACAGCAAGGTAACATCCATACTCAATAAATGGGCGACCGATTACGGGATCTTTTTAAAAAGGACATCATCAGAACGTTTTGTGGCAGTCATGAACCAACGGATTTTATCTGACCTTGAAAAAACAAAGTTCGCGTTGCTCGATGAAGTTCGAGACCTGACATCCAAGCAAAACATGCCGTTAACATTGAGTATTGGTCTTGGGACCGGCTCATCCAATCTTCCTGAGCTTGGACAGCTTGCCCAGTCAAGTCTTGATCTTGCACTAGGTCGTGGTGGGGATCAGGTAGCCATTAAACAGACAAATGGTAAAGTTCGTTTCTATGGTGGCAAAACGAATCCGATGGAAAAACGTACCCGGGTTCGTGCAAGAGTTATTTCTCATGCGTTAACCGAGCTAGTTGCTGACAGTGATCAGGTAATCGTAATGGGTCATAAGAACCCCGATATGGATGCTATTGGAGCTTGTATTGGTATTTTAAAAGTTGCAAGCATTAACGAAAAGCATGGTAGCATTGTCCTTGACCCGGATGATACGGACATCGGGATCCAGCGCTTGCTCGAGGAAATACGGGAACAAGAAGAACTATGGGAGCATTTCATCACACCAGAGGAGGCATTAGAGCGAGCAACCCCGAATACGTTGCTCGTTGTCGTCGATACCCACAAGCCGTCACTAACCATTGAAGAGCGGTTATTATATAAGCTTGATAAAGTGATCGTCATCGATCACCATCGACGTGGAGAAGAGTTTATCGATGATCCGGTGCTCGTCTACATGGAACCATACGCCTCATCAACGGCAGAGCTTGTAACCGAGCTGTTGGAATATCAGCCGAAGTTGCGGAAGATGGAAATCCTCGAAGCGACAGCACTTCTCGCTGGAATCATCGTTGATACGAAGAGCTTTACGCTACGAACAGGATCAAGAACGTTCGATGCGGCGTCCTATTTACGATCGCATGGAGCCGATACGATCCTCGTCCAGAAGTTTTTGAAGGAGGACATCGATCGTTACGTGAAGCGTTCCCGTTTAATCGAAAACTCAGTGATTTATAAGGGTGGTATTGCTGTTGCTCGAGGTGATGAAGATGAAGAATTCGGCCAGGTGCTGATCGCTCAAGCTGCAGACACCCTGCTATCAATGTCCGGTGTACGGGCTTCGTTTGTCATTTCGAAGCGTATCGATGAAAAAATAAGCATTAGTGCGAGGTCCCTCGGTGATGTGAATGTGCAATTGATCATGGAAAAACTCGATGGCGGTGGTCATTTGACTAATGCGGCTGCCCAGTTAGAAAATGTTACGATTGAAGAAGCAGAAGAACGCTTGAAACATATATTAGCTGATTATTTTGAAGAGGGAGATGAGGAAGAATGA